A genomic segment from Pseudoduganella chitinolytica encodes:
- a CDS encoding serine hydrolase domain-containing protein, which translates to MKNLFILCALLLGALPAHAAPSLSQPIAELLREEGLDGVVWTTLDATGAAGVSHARTGAPMHPGQRVHVGSIAKTLVAVGILRLASERRLALDTPVSAILPGIRFDNPWEAADPVRLRHLLDHTSGLDDVRFWHVFSERARADTPLAEAFPPGQGLLRVRCRPGSRTSYSNLGYTLLGMVIEAVTGQRYERYLDTGLLLPLNLRDSTFAFVSQHDDKRLAMGHFEEGVPQAAMASFVRPAGQFTTTAADMGRLARFLMGDGKVDGRDFIDPALLRQMGEPAGTEAARAGLAVGYALGLRKLDRHGAVARCHGGNGVGFRALLCLFPETQQAFFYAINTDSETANYQRIDAFFTRALALPPPPPARPASPALDAGPWLGVYVPSPNRFGTMLLADTLFSFVRLTGDDGGLQLRPFQGKTVALAPVGSGLLQAPDKLLPSHALFASAAGDRILTNGTQTYEQVPLARLLALWASVAAGVLGLAFLLVGGGVRLAARRLSRHDPLLAPFAGIAALLLPLPLLYRQPSMQLGDVTAASVLLAIVTALLPVALCIGLGLSMRRRRLGADALAMAAALQLTVLLAVWGLLPLRLWA; encoded by the coding sequence TTGAAAAACCTGTTCATCCTGTGCGCCCTGCTGCTTGGCGCCCTGCCGGCGCATGCGGCGCCATCCCTGTCGCAACCGATTGCCGAGCTGCTGCGCGAAGAAGGCCTCGACGGCGTGGTCTGGACGACGCTCGACGCCACGGGTGCGGCCGGCGTCAGCCATGCGCGCACGGGTGCGCCGATGCATCCTGGCCAGCGGGTGCACGTAGGCTCCATCGCCAAGACACTGGTGGCGGTCGGAATCCTGCGCCTGGCCAGCGAACGGCGCCTGGCGCTGGACACGCCGGTTTCCGCCATCCTGCCGGGCATCCGGTTCGACAATCCATGGGAGGCGGCCGATCCCGTGCGCCTCCGCCATCTGCTCGACCATACGTCCGGGCTGGACGACGTGCGCTTCTGGCATGTCTTCAGCGAACGGGCGCGCGCCGATACGCCGCTGGCCGAGGCCTTTCCGCCTGGCCAGGGACTGCTGCGCGTGCGCTGCCGGCCCGGTTCCCGCACGTCCTATTCCAACCTGGGCTACACGCTGCTGGGGATGGTCATCGAGGCAGTGACGGGGCAACGCTACGAGCGCTACCTGGACACCGGCTTGCTGCTGCCGTTGAACCTGCGCGACAGCACATTCGCCTTCGTCTCGCAGCACGACGACAAACGGCTCGCCATGGGGCACTTCGAGGAAGGCGTGCCCCAAGCGGCCATGGCGTCGTTCGTCCGGCCCGCCGGACAGTTCACGACCACGGCCGCCGACATGGGCCGCCTCGCTCGCTTCCTCATGGGCGACGGCAAGGTCGACGGACGCGACTTCATCGATCCCGCACTGCTGCGGCAAATGGGCGAGCCGGCCGGGACCGAAGCCGCTCGGGCCGGGCTGGCGGTGGGCTACGCCCTCGGCCTCCGCAAGCTCGACCGCCACGGCGCGGTGGCCAGGTGCCATGGCGGTAACGGCGTCGGCTTCCGGGCGCTGCTGTGCCTGTTCCCCGAGACGCAACAGGCGTTCTTTTATGCGATCAACACGGACAGCGAAACGGCCAACTACCAGCGCATCGATGCGTTCTTCACCCGGGCACTGGCCCTGCCTCCACCGCCGCCGGCAAGGCCCGCGTCACCCGCCCTGGACGCCGGGCCCTGGCTTGGCGTCTACGTGCCGTCGCCCAATCGCTTCGGCACCATGCTGCTGGCCGATACGCTGTTCAGCTTCGTGCGGCTGACAGGCGACGACGGGGGCCTTCAGTTGCGCCCATTCCAGGGCAAGACAGTCGCGCTCGCGCCTGTAGGGAGCGGTTTGCTCCAGGCGCCGGACAAGCTGCTGCCCTCGCACGCGCTCTTCGCTTCGGCGGCCGGCGACCGGATCCTGACGAACGGTACGCAGACGTATGAGCAGGTGCCGCTCGCCCGCCTGCTGGCGCTGTGGGCCAGTGTGGCGGCGGGTGTGTTGGGACTGGCCTTCCTGCTGGTAGGAGGCGGCGTACGGCTGGCGGCGCGGCGCCTGTCGCGCCATGACCCGTTGCTGGCACCCTTTGCTGGCATCGCCGCCCTGCTGCTGCCGCTGCCGCTGTTGTACCGGCAGCCGTCGATGCAGCTGGGCGACGTGACGGCTGCCAGCGTCCTGCTGGCCATCGTCACGGCGCTGCTGCCGGTGGCATTGTGCATCGGCCTTGGCCTGAGCATGCGGCGCCGGCGGCTGGGTGCGGATGCCCTGGCGATGGCGGCTGCGCTGCAGTTGACCGTGCTGCTGGCCGTCTGGGGCCTGCTGCCCTTGCGCCTGTGGGCATGA
- a CDS encoding peptidase domain-containing ABC transporter produces MFGTRADVVRQSVAGECGLACLAMVASHFGLKVDLHTLRRRFPLSARGLSLKALIGIADQLKFHCRPLRADLSALDKLQLPAILHWDLSHYVVLEKLQSGVKGTVYTVADPARGRMRLTEEEVSRHFTGVVVELTPAAQFARGNFVRHLKIQQLWTRITGAPAALTRILSLSLVMQIATLALPFCMQIAIDSAYPNQDTALLTVLALGFSGVVLLNVASTWLRSRLVLSLSNSVSLQSAVNLFRHTIFLPVAWFERRHLGDVVSRFSSLQPISDLLSRGLVSAVVDGVLALTTLCLMMVYSPLLTFLAFVVVLVYVIVKLVYFHSMKTLNLNLLTAQAQETSSFIENIRGIETIKAFCQEKNRQRIWQNRKSEYTSASTRFGLLSSGFDAANYLLTGLESIAFTYIAIRMAIDGSITVGMVFAFQAFKQNFLGAVLRLTDQVINFVLLRVHLDRLGEIVFETPETESEATEEDKALKPLQIELRNVSFSYGAGLPAVFRNVNLTIRSGEVVAIVGPSGAGKTTLLKILSGLLQPTGGEMLVNGVPLAQFGVRRYRSLIGVMNQEDTLFSGSLAENISFFDPDYEMSHVTTCAQLAAIHTDILAMNLKYDTPVGDMGSSLSGGQKQRILLARALYKRPKALLLDEGTAHLDLQTEARVNQALRGLGMTRVIVAHRPDTIALAERTITVANGVVGVHAPIGPELFRGMVVEPAPVTPG; encoded by the coding sequence ATGTTTGGTACGCGGGCGGACGTGGTACGCCAATCGGTCGCTGGCGAGTGTGGCCTCGCCTGCCTGGCAATGGTCGCCAGCCATTTCGGCTTGAAGGTCGACCTGCATACGCTGCGCCGGCGCTTCCCGCTGTCGGCGCGGGGGCTGTCCCTGAAAGCGCTGATCGGTATCGCCGATCAATTGAAGTTCCACTGCCGGCCGCTGCGGGCGGATCTGTCGGCCCTCGACAAACTGCAGCTGCCGGCGATCCTGCACTGGGACCTGAGCCATTACGTGGTGCTGGAAAAATTGCAGTCGGGCGTGAAGGGCACCGTCTACACGGTGGCCGATCCGGCCCGCGGCAGGATGCGGCTCACGGAAGAAGAGGTGTCGCGCCACTTTACCGGGGTCGTTGTCGAGCTCACGCCGGCAGCGCAATTCGCCCGCGGCAATTTCGTCAGGCACCTGAAGATCCAGCAGCTGTGGACGCGCATTACCGGCGCCCCGGCGGCCCTGACGCGCATCCTGTCGCTGTCCCTGGTCATGCAGATCGCCACGCTGGCGCTGCCGTTCTGCATGCAGATCGCCATCGACAGCGCTTATCCGAACCAGGATACGGCCCTGTTGACGGTGCTGGCGCTGGGCTTCTCCGGTGTCGTGCTGCTCAACGTCGCGTCGACGTGGCTGCGCAGCCGGCTGGTGCTCTCGCTCAGCAACAGCGTCTCGCTGCAAAGCGCGGTCAACCTGTTCCGGCACACCATTTTCCTGCCCGTCGCCTGGTTCGAGCGGCGTCACCTGGGCGACGTGGTGTCGCGCTTCAGTTCCCTGCAGCCCATTTCCGACCTGCTCAGCCGCGGCCTGGTCAGCGCCGTGGTGGACGGCGTGCTGGCGCTGACGACGCTGTGCCTGATGATGGTCTATTCACCTCTGCTGACCTTCCTGGCCTTCGTCGTCGTGCTGGTCTACGTGATCGTCAAGCTGGTGTATTTCCACTCGATGAAGACGTTGAACCTCAACCTCTTGACGGCGCAGGCGCAGGAAACCAGCAGCTTCATCGAGAACATCCGCGGCATCGAAACGATCAAGGCCTTCTGCCAGGAGAAAAACCGCCAGCGCATCTGGCAGAACCGCAAATCCGAGTACACGTCGGCGTCCACCCGGTTCGGCCTGCTGTCGTCCGGTTTCGACGCTGCCAACTACCTGCTGACGGGCCTCGAGAGCATTGCCTTTACCTACATCGCCATCAGGATGGCGATCGACGGCTCGATCACGGTGGGGATGGTGTTCGCGTTCCAGGCCTTCAAGCAGAATTTCCTCGGCGCCGTGCTGCGCCTGACCGACCAGGTGATCAACTTCGTGCTGTTGCGGGTCCATCTGGACCGGCTGGGCGAGATCGTATTCGAGACCCCCGAAACGGAATCGGAGGCGACGGAGGAGGACAAGGCCCTGAAGCCGCTGCAGATCGAATTGCGCAACGTCTCGTTCTCGTATGGCGCCGGGTTGCCGGCCGTGTTCAGGAACGTCAACCTGACGATCCGCAGCGGCGAGGTGGTGGCGATCGTCGGGCCATCCGGCGCGGGCAAGACCACGCTGCTGAAAATCCTCAGCGGCCTGCTGCAACCCACGGGCGGCGAAATGCTGGTCAATGGCGTGCCGCTGGCGCAGTTCGGCGTGCGCCGCTACCGCAGCCTGATCGGCGTGATGAACCAGGAGGACACCCTGTTCAGCGGCTCGCTGGCCGAGAACATCAGCTTCTTCGATCCCGATTACGAGATGAGCCACGTGACCACGTGCGCGCAACTGGCGGCGATCCACACGGACATCCTCGCGATGAACCTGAAATACGATACCCCGGTGGGCGACATGGGCAGCAGCCTGTCCGGCGGCCAGAAGCAGCGCATCCTGCTGGCCAGGGCACTATACAAGCGGCCGAAGGCCCTGTTGCTGGACGAAGGCACGGCCCATCTCGACTTGCAGACCGAGGCGCGGGTCAACCAGGCCTTGCGCGGCCTGGGCATGACGCGCGTGATCGTCGCGCACCGGCCCGACACGATCGCGCTGGCCGAGCGCACCATCACCGTGGCCAACGGCGTCGTGGGCGTGCATGCGCCCATCGGCCCGGAACTGTTCCGCGGCATGGTCGTCGAACCCGCGCCCGTCACGCCAGGCTGA
- a CDS encoding JmjC domain-containing protein: protein MLIDFRYPYEEFKSGYFEKKPLLLEGAFTPPEQPIRIIDDALDVVDPDETYLKVLKNAERIDQRLLIEEYTDIGIRRRRLRKDALYRCLADDASLVLNRIDLYSQAVSDICLQVSRFARAQASANAYLSFGREPATDIHWDRHDIFAVQLFGEKRWQIYEPTFALPLNSQVSAEKKAQAPQAPMLDIILKAGDVLYLPRGWWHKVEPVDNRPTFHLAVGAHTPLLLDYLVWACGNKLPDHLAFRKSVNGIETGDGQLEQAIAVLADILANPATLQDFRRRAQSRERVNGHASLSDVFLPPSPDAAHCRVLQVNSRYAPDGSTIVVNGQRHVLTTAERLAVDFIASHPGSTAGDVADAIAAHGVVDAAGILAALLRRDIVSPLVDG from the coding sequence ATGCTGATCGACTTCCGTTATCCCTACGAGGAATTCAAAAGCGGCTATTTCGAGAAAAAACCGCTTTTGCTGGAAGGCGCGTTCACGCCGCCGGAACAGCCCATCAGGATCATCGACGATGCGCTCGACGTTGTCGATCCGGACGAAACATATTTGAAAGTCCTGAAAAACGCGGAACGGATCGACCAGCGCCTGCTGATCGAGGAATATACCGACATCGGTATCCGGCGGCGGCGCCTGCGCAAGGACGCGCTGTATCGTTGTCTTGCCGACGACGCATCGCTGGTACTGAACCGTATCGACCTGTATTCGCAGGCGGTGTCCGATATCTGCCTGCAGGTGTCGCGCTTCGCCCGTGCGCAGGCCTCGGCCAATGCTTACCTTTCGTTCGGTCGCGAACCGGCCACCGATATTCATTGGGACCGGCACGACATTTTTGCGGTGCAGCTGTTTGGCGAGAAGCGCTGGCAGATCTACGAACCCACGTTCGCGCTGCCGCTTAATTCCCAGGTCAGCGCGGAAAAAAAGGCGCAGGCGCCGCAGGCCCCCATGCTGGACATTATCCTCAAGGCCGGCGACGTGCTGTACCTGCCGCGTGGCTGGTGGCACAAGGTGGAGCCGGTGGACAACCGGCCCACCTTCCACCTGGCGGTGGGCGCGCACACGCCGCTGCTGCTGGATTACCTGGTCTGGGCGTGCGGTAACAAGCTGCCCGATCACCTGGCGTTTCGCAAATCGGTCAACGGCATCGAAACGGGCGACGGCCAGCTGGAGCAGGCCATCGCCGTGCTGGCGGACATCCTCGCCAATCCCGCCACGTTGCAGGATTTCCGCCGCCGCGCGCAGTCCCGCGAGCGCGTCAATGGGCACGCCTCCTTGTCCGACGTCTTCTTGCCGCCATCGCCCGACGCAGCGCACTGCCGCGTACTGCAGGTCAATTCGCGCTATGCGCCCGATGGCAGCACCATCGTCGTCAACGGCCAGCGGCACGTGTTGACGACGGCCGAACGCCTGGCCGTCGACTTCATCGCATCGCATCCCGGATCGACGGCAGGCGACGTGGCCGATGCCATCGCGGCGCATGGGGTCGTCGATGCCGCGGGCATCCTGGCGGCCCTGCTCAGGCGCGACATCGTTTCCCCTCTCGTTGACGGGTAG
- a CDS encoding HlyD family secretion protein, with the protein MAGVEIFRPEAVSFRQKRLYGNITVVEEPVTNYVVIALCAAAALAIGAATFGEYARTEAAVGVITTTKPVAKILAPKPGIVDDVSIREGQHVNAGDKLLVVSVDTPLGKDESYSQENLRSLERQAAITADQLSVIRANMSVERNRLEGELAYSTDELSQIVSQIEMQRQLAKSLETTLSKWESLVKQGYFSQYTLDEKRQEFLEHQQNLSKLMQQQSSVKARIANLKAQLVALGSAERKQVNENRIQTESIRQNSSAAKAAGHYVVTAPISGTVSSLMAIPGKSLRSQGLVLNIIPDNTAFEAELFAPSRAIGFIEPGQSVRLLYDAFPYQKFGSYAGTVVAVSKSAIAPSDIDVPLNLQEGVYRVRVKLQQEHVAAYGKTFPLQAGMALKGNIVLERRSFLDWLLEPIRTVRDRV; encoded by the coding sequence ATGGCGGGCGTAGAGATTTTTCGGCCGGAAGCGGTATCGTTCAGACAGAAGCGGCTCTACGGGAACATCACGGTCGTCGAGGAACCGGTCACCAACTATGTCGTCATCGCGCTGTGCGCGGCCGCGGCGCTGGCGATCGGTGCCGCGACATTCGGTGAATACGCCCGCACCGAGGCGGCGGTCGGCGTCATCACCACCACCAAGCCGGTGGCCAAGATCCTGGCGCCCAAGCCCGGGATTGTCGATGACGTCTCGATCAGGGAAGGGCAGCACGTCAATGCGGGCGACAAGCTGCTGGTCGTGTCGGTCGATACGCCGCTGGGAAAAGACGAAAGCTACAGCCAGGAAAACCTGCGGTCGTTGGAACGCCAGGCGGCGATCACGGCGGACCAGTTGAGCGTCATTCGCGCCAACATGTCGGTCGAACGCAACCGCCTGGAGGGCGAACTGGCCTATTCCACCGACGAGCTGTCCCAGATCGTGTCCCAGATCGAGATGCAACGCCAGCTGGCGAAATCGCTCGAGACAACGCTGTCGAAATGGGAGTCGCTCGTGAAGCAGGGCTATTTCAGCCAGTACACGCTGGATGAAAAGCGCCAGGAATTCCTGGAGCACCAGCAGAACCTCTCCAAGCTGATGCAGCAGCAGTCTTCCGTCAAGGCACGCATCGCCAACCTGAAGGCGCAACTGGTGGCGCTGGGCAGCGCCGAACGCAAGCAGGTCAACGAAAACCGCATCCAGACCGAATCGATCCGCCAGAATTCCTCGGCCGCGAAGGCCGCCGGTCATTATGTCGTGACGGCGCCGATCAGCGGGACGGTGTCGTCGCTGATGGCGATTCCCGGCAAGTCGCTGCGCTCGCAAGGGTTGGTGCTGAACATCATCCCGGACAACACGGCCTTCGAGGCCGAATTGTTCGCGCCGTCCCGGGCCATCGGCTTCATCGAGCCGGGCCAGAGCGTGCGCCTGCTGTACGACGCCTTCCCGTACCAGAAATTCGGCTCGTATGCGGGGACGGTCGTGGCGGTGTCGAAAAGCGCGATCGCGCCCAGCGACATCGACGTGCCCTTGAACTTGCAGGAAGGCGTGTACCGGGTCCGCGTCAAGCTGCAGCAGGAGCACGTGGCCGCCTATGGCAAGACATTTCCGCTCCAGGCCGGGATGGCGCTGAAAGGCAATATCGTCCTGGAGCGGCGCTCGTTCCTGGACTGGCTCCTGGAACCGATCAGAACAGTTCGAGATAGGGTTTAA